In one window of Burkholderia cenocepacia DNA:
- a CDS encoding ribonuclease domain-containing protein has translation MARKWLRNGALASVFAMFAMGIVGTPTGSLVSAAYAREAVPADVAASGLDTIPTASLPREAVTTLGLIGAGGPYPYEKDGVVFGNRERILPKAKRGYYHEYTVPTPRARNRGARRIVCGGPLRRIDNCYYTGDHYNSFKRIVE, from the coding sequence ATGGCACGCAAGTGGCTCCGCAACGGCGCGCTCGCGTCCGTCTTCGCGATGTTCGCGATGGGTATCGTCGGCACGCCGACGGGCAGTCTGGTTTCCGCCGCTTACGCACGGGAGGCCGTTCCGGCCGACGTGGCTGCCAGCGGGCTCGATACGATCCCGACTGCCAGTCTTCCGCGCGAGGCCGTGACCACGCTGGGCCTGATCGGCGCCGGTGGCCCCTATCCGTACGAGAAAGACGGCGTCGTATTCGGCAATCGCGAGCGAATCCTGCCGAAAGCGAAGCGCGGCTACTACCATGAGTACACGGTGCCGACGCCGCGTGCGCGCAATCGCGGCGCGCGCCGGATCGTCTGTGGCGGGCCGTTGCGCCGGATCGACAACTGTTATTACACGGGCGACCACTACAACAGTTTTAAACGTATTGTTGAATGA
- a CDS encoding aldose 1-epimerase, translated as MTATSSRASSSTSQSRRARLAAAAQPVSPGPQTAVFAQGVGAAHAAAVTLSNASLRLDVLPHLGGGIARFDWRGENGALVPVFRRCEHPETATDPNELACYPLLPYSNRIGDGRFQCDGRKVAVPRNRRDEPLPIHGDGWLARWQVDDATDTSLQLSLDRAAGAPYAFRAIQSFELDDATLSIALTIENAGRTRLPFGLGVHPFLVRDAVTELAAAAGGLWLSGADFLPVRHVSVPPAWQFGVAYPLPATLVNHAFTGWGGHATVSWPRRRLLLTVAADADAYVLYTPPGEDFFCFEPVDHPINAVNLPGGAAAHGMTLLAPGERLTRRFAFTVERADARSNATTREGARRRG; from the coding sequence ATGACCGCCACGTCCTCGCGCGCATCGTCGTCCACCAGCCAGTCGCGCCGCGCGCGCCTGGCCGCCGCCGCCCAGCCGGTCAGCCCGGGCCCGCAGACAGCCGTGTTCGCGCAGGGCGTCGGCGCCGCGCATGCGGCGGCCGTCACGCTGTCGAACGCGTCGCTGCGGCTCGACGTGCTGCCGCATCTCGGCGGCGGCATCGCGCGCTTCGACTGGCGCGGCGAGAACGGCGCGCTGGTGCCGGTGTTCCGCCGTTGCGAGCACCCGGAGACGGCGACGGACCCGAACGAGCTCGCGTGCTATCCGCTGCTGCCGTACTCGAACCGGATCGGCGACGGGCGCTTCCAATGCGACGGGCGCAAGGTCGCGGTGCCGCGCAACCGCCGCGACGAGCCGCTGCCGATCCACGGCGACGGCTGGCTCGCGCGGTGGCAGGTGGACGATGCGACCGACACGTCGCTGCAACTGTCGCTCGACCGTGCCGCCGGCGCGCCGTATGCGTTCCGCGCGATCCAGTCGTTCGAACTCGACGACGCGACGCTGTCGATCGCGTTGACGATCGAGAACGCGGGGCGCACGCGGCTGCCGTTCGGGCTTGGCGTGCATCCGTTTCTCGTGCGCGATGCGGTGACCGAGCTGGCCGCGGCGGCGGGCGGATTGTGGCTGTCGGGCGCCGATTTCCTGCCGGTGCGGCACGTGAGCGTGCCGCCGGCCTGGCAGTTCGGCGTCGCGTATCCGCTGCCGGCCACGCTCGTCAATCATGCGTTCACCGGCTGGGGCGGCCACGCGACGGTGAGCTGGCCGCGCCGCCGGCTGTTACTGACCGTCGCGGCCGACGCCGACGCGTACGTGCTCTATACGCCGCCGGGCGAGGATTTCTTCTGCTTCGAGCCGGTCGATCATCCGATCAACGCGGTGAACCTGCCGGGCGGTGCGGCCGCGCACGGGATGACGCTGCTCGCGCCCGGCGAGCGGCTCACGCGGCGTTTCGCGTTCACCGTCGAGCGTGCCGATGCGCGTAGCAATGCCACGACCCGCGAGGGAGCCCGGCGACGCGGGTAA
- a CDS encoding NADP-dependent malic enzyme → MPSNSYSNPPVSRHMSTQASSKAKLREAALDYHEFPTPGKIAIAPTKQMINQRDLALAYSPGVAYACEEIVENPLNAARFTARSNLVGVVTNGTAVLGLGNIGPLASKPVMEGKAVLFKKFAGIDVFDIELNESDPHKLVDVIAALEPTFGGINLEDIKAPDCFIVEREARKRMKIPVFHDDQHGTAIVVAAAVTNGLKVVNKDIKKVKLVASGAGAAALACLDLLVDIGLPLENITVTDLAGVVYKGRTELMDPDKERFARETDARTLAEVIDGADIFLGLSAAGVLKQEMVKGMAERPLILALANPTPEILPELALEVRPDAVLATGRTDYPNQVNNVLCFPFIFRGALDVGATTITREMEIAAVNAIAELAQHEQSDIVATAYGIQDLSFGPEYLIPKPFDPRLIVKIAPAVAQAAMDGGVATRPIEDMEAYRVHLQQFVYHSGTTMKPIFQIARAAPEEKKRVVFAEGEEERVLRAVQIIVDEKLAKPILIGRPSVIEHRIQRYGLRLTPGTDFTVVNTEHDERYRDFWQTYHKMMARKGISEQLARVEMRRRTTLIGSMLVKKGEADGMICGTISTTHRHLHFIDQVIGKRPGCSVYAAMNGLVLPGRQIFLVDTHVNVDPTPEELAEITIMAAEEVRRFGIEPKVALLSHSNFGTSNAPSAKKMRDTLAILQETAPELKVDGEMHGDVALDAALRKEILPESTLEGDANLLILPNIDAANIAYNLLKTAAGNNIAIGPILLGAAEPVHVLTESATVRRIVNMAALLVADVNAAR, encoded by the coding sequence ATGCCGTCGAACAGTTATTCTAATCCGCCCGTCTCGAGACACATGTCCACCCAAGCCTCCTCCAAAGCCAAGCTCCGCGAAGCCGCGCTCGACTATCACGAATTTCCGACCCCCGGCAAAATCGCGATCGCCCCGACCAAGCAGATGATCAACCAGCGCGATCTCGCGCTCGCGTATTCGCCGGGTGTGGCGTACGCGTGCGAGGAGATCGTCGAGAACCCGCTGAACGCCGCGCGCTTCACCGCGCGCAGCAACCTGGTCGGCGTCGTGACGAACGGCACGGCGGTGCTCGGTCTCGGCAACATCGGCCCGCTCGCGTCGAAGCCGGTGATGGAAGGCAAGGCCGTGCTGTTCAAGAAGTTCGCGGGCATCGACGTGTTCGACATCGAACTGAACGAATCGGACCCGCACAAGCTCGTCGACGTGATCGCCGCGCTGGAGCCCACCTTCGGCGGGATCAACCTCGAAGACATCAAGGCGCCGGACTGCTTCATCGTCGAGCGCGAAGCCCGCAAGCGGATGAAGATCCCGGTGTTCCACGACGACCAGCACGGCACCGCGATCGTCGTGGCCGCGGCCGTCACGAACGGCCTGAAGGTCGTCAACAAGGACATCAAGAAGGTCAAGCTCGTCGCGTCGGGCGCCGGCGCGGCCGCGCTCGCGTGTCTCGACCTGCTGGTCGACATTGGCCTGCCGCTCGAGAACATCACGGTGACCGACCTGGCCGGCGTGGTCTACAAGGGCCGCACCGAGCTGATGGACCCGGACAAGGAGCGTTTCGCGCGCGAAACCGACGCCCGCACGCTGGCCGAAGTGATCGACGGCGCGGATATCTTCCTCGGCCTGTCGGCCGCCGGCGTGCTGAAGCAGGAGATGGTGAAGGGCATGGCCGAGCGCCCGCTGATCCTCGCGCTCGCGAATCCGACGCCGGAAATCCTGCCGGAGCTCGCGCTCGAAGTGCGCCCGGACGCCGTGCTCGCCACCGGCCGCACCGATTACCCGAACCAGGTCAACAACGTCCTGTGCTTCCCGTTCATCTTCCGCGGCGCGCTCGACGTCGGCGCGACGACGATCACGCGTGAAATGGAGATCGCGGCCGTCAATGCGATCGCCGAGCTCGCGCAGCACGAGCAGAGCGACATCGTCGCGACCGCGTACGGCATCCAGGATCTGTCGTTCGGGCCCGAATACCTGATTCCGAAGCCGTTCGATCCGCGCCTGATCGTGAAGATCGCACCGGCCGTCGCGCAGGCCGCGATGGACGGCGGCGTCGCGACGCGCCCGATCGAGGACATGGAGGCGTACCGCGTCCACCTGCAGCAATTCGTGTATCACAGCGGCACGACGATGAAGCCGATCTTCCAGATCGCGCGCGCCGCGCCGGAAGAGAAGAAGCGCGTCGTGTTCGCGGAAGGCGAAGAAGAGCGCGTGTTGCGTGCCGTTCAGATCATCGTCGACGAAAAGCTCGCGAAGCCGATCCTGATCGGCCGCCCGTCGGTGATCGAGCACCGTATCCAGCGCTACGGCCTGCGCCTCACGCCGGGCACCGATTTCACGGTCGTCAACACCGAGCACGACGAGCGTTACCGCGACTTCTGGCAGACGTACCACAAGATGATGGCGCGCAAGGGCATCAGCGAGCAGCTCGCGCGCGTCGAAATGCGTCGCCGCACGACGCTGATCGGCTCGATGCTGGTGAAGAAGGGCGAAGCGGACGGGATGATCTGCGGCACGATCAGCACCACGCACCGCCACCTGCACTTCATCGACCAGGTGATCGGCAAGCGTCCCGGCTGCAGCGTGTACGCGGCGATGAACGGCCTCGTGCTGCCGGGCCGCCAGATTTTCCTCGTGGATACGCACGTGAACGTCGATCCGACGCCGGAAGAGCTGGCCGAGATCACGATCATGGCCGCGGAAGAAGTGCGCCGGTTCGGCATCGAGCCGAAGGTCGCGCTGCTGTCGCACTCGAATTTCGGCACGAGCAATGCACCTTCGGCGAAGAAGATGCGCGATACGCTCGCGATCCTGCAGGAAACCGCGCCGGAACTGAAGGTCGACGGCGAAATGCACGGCGACGTCGCGCTCGACGCGGCGCTGCGCAAGGAAATCCTGCCGGAATCGACGCTGGAAGGCGACGCGAACCTGCTGATTCTGCCGAACATCGACGCCGCCAACATCGCGTACAACCTGCTGAAGACGGCCGCCGGCAACAACATCGCGATCGGGCCGATCCTGTTGGGCGCCGCGGAGCCGGTGCACGTGCTGACCGAATCGGCGACCGTTCGTCGCATCGTCAACATGGCGGCGCTGCTGGTGGCCGACGTGAACGCCGCGCGCTGA
- a CDS encoding barstar family protein → MSDSIYAHDTAAAELFAAGDGNLFQRVIQLHAAAQAGGTPEQQEAEPGLSSNEEPMSLFTTVRPNLVQSIRAFRVQDLADEAGRLGQHFLYAYCGAAQSKQEVMETIATSFLFPKHFGKNYDALYDCLTDLVAKAGAQPGFVIVLEGLPIAQKFDKEGRETLLDVFREAAEFWAERKVAFRVFYSFA, encoded by the coding sequence ATGAGCGACTCCATCTACGCGCACGATACGGCGGCGGCGGAACTGTTCGCGGCCGGCGACGGCAATCTGTTTCAGCGTGTGATTCAGCTGCACGCGGCGGCGCAGGCCGGCGGCACGCCGGAGCAACAGGAAGCCGAGCCCGGGCTTTCATCGAACGAGGAGCCTATGAGCCTTTTCACGACCGTGCGACCCAATCTCGTGCAGTCGATCCGCGCGTTCCGCGTGCAGGATCTCGCCGACGAAGCCGGTCGGCTCGGCCAGCATTTCCTGTATGCGTATTGCGGCGCCGCGCAGTCGAAGCAGGAAGTGATGGAAACGATCGCGACCTCGTTCCTGTTTCCGAAGCATTTCGGGAAAAACTACGACGCACTGTACGACTGCCTCACCGACCTCGTCGCGAAGGCGGGCGCGCAGCCCGGTTTCGTGATCGTCCTCGAAGGGCTGCCGATCGCGCAGAAATTCGACAAGGAAGGGCGCGAAACGCTGCTCGACGTGTTCCGCGAGGCGGCCGAATTCTGGGCCGAGCGCAAGGTCGCGTTCCGGGTGTTCTACTCGTTCGCGTAA
- a CDS encoding phosphatidylglycerophosphatase A, with protein sequence MQTDPTPAHAAAEPGAAPPAPTRVTARFMLSHPAHLVSLGFGSGLAPLMPGTFGSLFGWLTFVVLNRYLTVPEWWALIAVGFAAGTWVTGFTAKKAGVADPGAVVWDEIVAIWLVMLFVTPATFVGQLWAFVAFRFFDMLKPPPIRYFDRRLKGGLGIMVDDLVAAFMTLLVIALWRSVVG encoded by the coding sequence ATGCAGACTGATCCGACGCCCGCGCACGCCGCGGCCGAGCCCGGCGCCGCGCCGCCCGCGCCGACCCGCGTGACGGCCCGCTTCATGCTGTCGCACCCCGCGCATCTCGTGTCGCTCGGCTTCGGCAGCGGGCTCGCGCCGCTCATGCCCGGCACGTTCGGCTCGCTGTTCGGCTGGCTCACGTTCGTCGTGCTCAACCGCTACCTGACGGTGCCCGAATGGTGGGCGCTGATCGCCGTCGGCTTCGCGGCCGGCACGTGGGTCACCGGTTTCACCGCGAAGAAGGCCGGCGTGGCCGACCCGGGCGCCGTCGTCTGGGACGAGATCGTCGCGATCTGGCTCGTGATGCTGTTCGTCACGCCCGCGACCTTCGTCGGCCAGTTGTGGGCGTTCGTCGCGTTCCGCTTCTTCGACATGCTCAAGCCGCCGCCGATCCGCTACTTCGACCGCCGCCTGAAAGGCGGGCTCGGCATCATGGTCGACGATCTGGTCGCCGCGTTCATGACGCTGCTCGTGATCGCGCTGTGGCGCTCCGTGGTCGGCTGA
- the pyrF gene encoding orotidine-5'-phosphate decarboxylase — MSSPLTFIESLRAAWQRTNSLLCVGLDPEPSRFPVQFDGQPDAIFEFCRQIVDATAPYASAFKPQIAYFAAHRAEDQLERLIAHIHLQHPGLPVILDAKRGDIGSTAEQYAREAFERYRADAVTVNPYMGYDSVEPYFEHEGKGVIVLCRTSNPGGSDLQFLDTNGRPLYQVVADLAANKWNARNGQLGLVVGATFPKEIEIVRGIVGDMPLLIPGIGAQGGDVQATVNAGRTADGTGMMINSSRAILYASKGEDFAEAAALAAQKTRDTINAHR; from the coding sequence ATGTCTTCCCCGCTTACTTTCATTGAATCGCTGCGCGCCGCGTGGCAGCGCACGAATTCGCTGCTGTGCGTCGGCCTCGACCCCGAGCCGTCGCGCTTTCCCGTGCAGTTCGACGGTCAGCCCGACGCGATCTTCGAATTCTGCCGGCAGATCGTCGACGCGACCGCGCCGTACGCGAGCGCGTTCAAGCCGCAGATCGCGTACTTCGCCGCGCATCGCGCGGAAGACCAGCTCGAGCGGCTGATCGCGCACATCCATCTGCAGCATCCGGGCCTGCCGGTGATCCTCGACGCGAAGCGCGGCGACATCGGCAGCACGGCCGAGCAGTACGCGCGCGAAGCGTTCGAGCGTTATCGCGCGGACGCCGTCACGGTGAACCCGTACATGGGCTACGACTCGGTCGAGCCGTACTTCGAGCACGAAGGCAAGGGCGTGATCGTGCTGTGCCGCACGTCGAACCCGGGCGGCTCGGACCTGCAGTTCCTCGACACCAATGGCCGGCCGCTGTACCAGGTCGTCGCCGACCTCGCGGCGAACAAGTGGAACGCGCGGAACGGCCAGCTCGGCCTCGTGGTCGGCGCGACGTTCCCGAAGGAAATCGAGATCGTGCGCGGGATCGTCGGCGACATGCCGCTCTTGATTCCCGGCATCGGCGCGCAGGGCGGCGACGTGCAGGCGACCGTCAACGCAGGCCGCACGGCCGACGGCACCGGGATGATGATCAACTCGTCGCGCGCGATCCTGTACGCGAGCAAGGGCGAGGATTTCGCCGAAGCCGCGGCGCTCGCCGCGCAGAAGACGCGCGACACGATCAACGCGCATCGCTGA
- a CDS encoding SDR family NAD(P)-dependent oxidoreductase, which produces MTIDTSAPDSQATHAASDARFARYPSLEDRAVLITGGATGIGASFVEHFAEQGARVAFVDLDAAAGAALAERLAHVRHAPLFLSCDLTDIDALRHAIDAIRARIGAIAVLVNNAANDARHAIGDVTPASFDAGIAVNLRHQFFAAQAVIDDMKRQGGGAIINLGSISWMLKNGGYPVYVMAKAAVQGLTRGLARDLGPFGIRVNSLVPGWVMTDKQRRLWLDDAGRAAIKAGQCLDAELLPADLARMALFLAADDSRMITAQDVIVDGGWA; this is translated from the coding sequence ATGACCATCGATACTTCCGCGCCCGACTCGCAGGCTACGCACGCCGCGAGCGACGCGCGTTTCGCGCGCTACCCGAGCCTCGAGGATCGCGCGGTGCTGATCACGGGCGGCGCGACCGGCATCGGCGCGTCGTTCGTCGAGCACTTCGCGGAACAGGGCGCGCGCGTCGCGTTCGTCGACCTCGACGCGGCGGCCGGCGCCGCGCTCGCCGAACGCCTCGCGCACGTGCGCCATGCGCCGCTGTTCCTGTCGTGCGACCTGACCGACATCGATGCGCTGCGCCATGCGATCGATGCGATCCGCGCGCGCATCGGCGCGATCGCGGTGCTCGTGAACAACGCGGCGAACGACGCGCGCCACGCGATCGGCGACGTGACGCCCGCGTCGTTCGACGCGGGCATCGCGGTGAACCTGCGTCACCAGTTCTTCGCCGCACAGGCGGTGATCGACGACATGAAGCGGCAGGGCGGCGGCGCGATCATCAATCTTGGCTCGATCAGCTGGATGCTGAAGAACGGCGGCTATCCGGTCTACGTGATGGCTAAGGCGGCCGTGCAGGGCCTGACGCGCGGCCTCGCGCGCGATCTCGGCCCGTTCGGCATCCGCGTGAATTCGCTGGTGCCCGGCTGGGTGATGACCGACAAGCAGCGCCGGCTGTGGCTCGACGACGCGGGCCGCGCGGCGATCAAGGCCGGCCAGTGCCTCGACGCCGAACTGCTGCCGGCCGACCTCGCCCGGATGGCGCTGTTTCTCGCGGCCGACGACAGCCGGATGATCACCGCGCAGGACGTGATCGTCGACGGCGGCTGGGCCTGA
- the speE gene encoding polyamine aminopropyltransferase produces MSTTLLFHPTPDATYGFPNARRLAHVASSHQQIEVWETPQLGRLFTLDGRPMTSVGDEFVYHECMTHPAALAHPAPRKALVLGGGDGGAARQLLKHACIERIVIAELDDEVVGMARRYLDDVHQGALDDPRVEVVIGDAAHFVDSTVEHFDLVVFDLTPPDSPAAGLYTRGFYARLKRILTRCGAISMHLGSPVFHAARIAALLDDLRASFAVVDPLSAHVPLYGSQWLMAIASDTLDAAALFAHDVDDRLAARRVDGLRYYDARLHASLFALPRALRDTLGVRR; encoded by the coding sequence GTGAGCACCACCCTTCTCTTTCACCCGACGCCCGACGCCACCTACGGCTTCCCGAACGCGCGGCGGCTCGCGCACGTCGCGTCCTCGCACCAGCAGATCGAAGTCTGGGAAACCCCGCAGCTCGGCCGGCTGTTCACGCTGGACGGCCGACCGATGACGTCGGTCGGCGACGAATTCGTCTATCACGAGTGCATGACGCACCCGGCCGCGCTCGCGCATCCGGCGCCGAGGAAGGCGCTCGTGCTCGGCGGCGGCGACGGCGGCGCGGCGCGCCAGCTGCTCAAGCACGCGTGCATCGAACGGATCGTGATCGCCGAACTCGACGACGAGGTAGTCGGGATGGCGCGCCGCTATCTCGACGACGTGCACCAGGGCGCGCTCGACGACCCGCGCGTCGAGGTCGTGATCGGCGACGCCGCGCACTTCGTCGATTCGACGGTCGAACATTTCGATCTCGTCGTGTTCGACCTCACGCCGCCCGATTCGCCGGCGGCCGGCCTCTATACGCGCGGGTTCTACGCGCGGCTCAAGCGGATCCTCACGCGCTGCGGCGCGATCTCGATGCATCTGGGCTCGCCGGTGTTCCATGCCGCACGCATCGCCGCGCTGCTCGACGACCTGCGCGCGAGCTTCGCGGTCGTCGATCCGCTGTCCGCGCACGTGCCGCTGTACGGCTCGCAGTGGCTGATGGCGATCGCGAGCGACACGCTCGATGCGGCCGCGCTGTTCGCGCACGACGTCGACGATCGGCTCGCGGCCCGCCGCGTCGACGGCCTGCGCTACTACGATGCGCGGCTGCATGCGTCCCTCTTTGCCCTGCCGCGCGCGCTGCGCGATACACTGGGCGTTCGCCGCTGA
- the thiL gene encoding thiamine-phosphate kinase, which translates to MPAALSEFSLIERFFTRRAAQGARASTLGIGDDCALIAPRSGKLLAISTDMLVEGRHFFPDVAPDALGHKTLAVNLSDLAAMGAEPRAFTLACALPRADAAWLEAFSNGLFALAERYGCELIGGDTTSGPLNLCVTVFGEVAPDAALRRDAARDGDDVWVSGTLGDARAGLGVARGEWTAGADEAAAFRRALERPEPRVALGLALAGVAHAALDLSDGLAGDLQHILTRSNVRAEIDADAVPRSAALATLPADVQRRCTLAGGDDYELCFTAPAAARAAVEAAGAAAGVPVTRIGTIHALSAPSAHPAIAWRDAAGAPLALTLHGFDHFHAD; encoded by the coding sequence GTGCCAGCCGCCCTCTCCGAGTTTTCGCTGATCGAACGCTTCTTCACGCGCCGCGCCGCGCAGGGCGCCCGCGCGTCGACGCTCGGCATCGGCGACGATTGCGCACTGATTGCGCCCCGATCCGGGAAATTGCTGGCCATTTCGACGGACATGCTGGTGGAAGGCCGCCACTTCTTCCCCGATGTCGCGCCCGACGCGCTCGGCCACAAGACGCTCGCGGTCAACCTGTCGGACCTCGCGGCGATGGGCGCCGAGCCGCGCGCGTTCACGCTCGCGTGCGCGCTGCCGCGCGCCGACGCCGCATGGCTCGAGGCGTTCAGCAACGGGCTGTTCGCGCTGGCCGAGCGATACGGCTGCGAACTGATCGGCGGCGACACGACGAGCGGGCCGCTGAACCTGTGCGTGACCGTGTTCGGCGAAGTCGCGCCCGACGCGGCGCTGCGGCGCGATGCCGCGCGCGACGGCGACGACGTATGGGTATCCGGCACGCTCGGCGATGCGCGCGCGGGCCTCGGCGTCGCCCGCGGCGAATGGACGGCCGGTGCGGATGAAGCTGCCGCGTTCCGGCGCGCGCTCGAGCGGCCCGAACCGCGCGTCGCGCTCGGCCTGGCGCTCGCGGGCGTCGCGCACGCGGCGCTCGACCTGTCGGACGGCTTGGCCGGCGACCTCCAGCACATCCTGACGCGCTCGAACGTGCGCGCCGAGATCGACGCCGACGCGGTGCCGCGCTCGGCCGCGCTCGCGACGCTGCCGGCCGACGTGCAGCGCCGCTGCACGCTGGCGGGCGGCGACGACTACGAACTGTGCTTCACCGCGCCGGCGGCGGCCCGCGCGGCGGTCGAAGCGGCCGGCGCCGCGGCCGGCGTGCCGGTCACGCGAATCGGTACAATACACGCGTTGTCCGCGCCGTCGGCGCACCCCGCCATCGCGTGGCGCGACGCCGCCGGCGCGCCCCTCGCTCTCACGTTGCACGGCTTCGACCACTTCCATGCAGACTGA
- a CDS encoding 16S rRNA (uracil(1498)-N(3))-methyltransferase, producing the protein MNEATTTAAVPRFFVDAALRVDATLALPADVARHVQVLRLQPGDVLALFDGTGGQYRARLVEVDKRSALVQVDTFEPAEAEPPYRVTLAQGIAGGDKMDWVIEKAVELGVAAVVPLSTARGVVKLSGERADKRVAHWRGVVRASCEQCGRNRVPDVAPVAGFNAWLDALPAAPADGELRLLLSPRASSPFASLPDAPPAAAVTLLIGPEGGLSPDEEHAARARGFTALSLGPRVLRTETAGAAVLAALAARWGGW; encoded by the coding sequence ATGAACGAAGCCACCACCACCGCGGCCGTGCCGCGCTTTTTCGTCGACGCCGCGCTGCGCGTCGACGCCACGCTCGCGTTGCCGGCCGACGTCGCGCGCCACGTGCAGGTGCTGCGCCTGCAGCCCGGCGACGTGCTCGCGCTGTTCGACGGCACGGGCGGCCAGTACCGCGCACGGCTCGTCGAAGTCGACAAGCGCAGCGCGCTCGTGCAGGTCGATACGTTCGAGCCCGCCGAGGCCGAGCCGCCCTATCGCGTGACGCTCGCGCAGGGGATCGCCGGCGGCGACAAGATGGACTGGGTGATCGAGAAGGCCGTCGAGCTCGGCGTCGCGGCGGTCGTGCCGCTGTCAACCGCGCGCGGCGTCGTGAAGCTGTCCGGCGAACGGGCGGACAAGCGCGTCGCGCACTGGCGCGGCGTCGTGCGCGCGTCGTGCGAGCAATGCGGACGCAACCGCGTGCCCGACGTCGCGCCGGTCGCCGGCTTCAACGCGTGGCTCGACGCGCTGCCGGCCGCGCCGGCCGACGGCGAGCTGCGGCTGCTGCTGTCGCCGCGCGCGAGCAGCCCGTTCGCGTCGCTGCCCGACGCGCCGCCCGCGGCGGCCGTCACGCTGCTGATCGGACCCGAAGGCGGGCTGTCGCCCGACGAGGAACATGCGGCCCGCGCACGCGGGTTCACCGCGCTGTCGCTCGGGCCGCGCGTGCTGCGCACCGAAACCGCCGGTGCGGCCGTGCTTGCGGCGCTGGCGGCGCGCTGGGGCGGGTGGTAA
- a CDS encoding CinA family protein → MPTDSVVHQLAIRAGNKLRDEHLTLATAESCTGGMIATAITDISGSSQWFERGFVTYSNQAKIEMIGVPADLIDKHGAVSEPVARAMAEGALRNSRAQVALSVTGIAGPGGGSEKKPVGTVSFAWSNRLHTDVETRVFKGDREQIRTQAAAHALRGLLKLLDEREG, encoded by the coding sequence ATGCCAACCGATTCCGTCGTCCACCAGCTTGCGATCCGCGCAGGCAACAAGCTGCGTGACGAGCATCTCACGCTCGCCACCGCCGAATCCTGCACCGGCGGGATGATCGCCACCGCGATCACCGACATTTCCGGCAGCAGCCAGTGGTTCGAGCGCGGCTTCGTCACGTACTCGAACCAGGCCAAGATCGAGATGATCGGCGTGCCGGCCGACCTGATCGACAAGCACGGCGCCGTCAGCGAGCCCGTCGCGCGCGCGATGGCCGAGGGCGCGCTGCGCAACAGCCGCGCGCAGGTCGCGCTGTCCGTCACCGGCATCGCGGGCCCGGGCGGCGGCAGCGAGAAGAAGCCGGTCGGCACCGTGTCGTTCGCCTGGAGCAACCGGCTGCATACCGATGTCGAGACGCGGGTGTTCAAGGGCGACCGCGAACAGATCCGCACGCAGGCAGCCGCGCATGCGCTGCGCGGGCTGCTGAAGCTGCTCGACGAGCGCGAAGGCTGA
- a CDS encoding VOC family protein yields MTDPRPANVPWLTPYLAVRSARAAIDFFQAAFGFTLRDVHDEDGVIMHVEMAYRGQLIVMFAPEGAFGSPALTPKRANATAPQSFYLYVDDVDATWQRALDAGAKSLSAPQDQFWGDRFAQIEDLDGYRWALGCRLDA; encoded by the coding sequence ATGACCGATCCACGTCCGGCCAACGTGCCTTGGTTGACGCCCTACCTGGCCGTACGCAGCGCGCGCGCGGCCATCGACTTCTTCCAGGCCGCATTCGGCTTCACGCTACGCGACGTGCACGACGAGGACGGCGTGATCATGCACGTCGAGATGGCCTATCGCGGCCAGTTGATCGTGATGTTCGCGCCCGAAGGCGCGTTCGGCTCGCCCGCGCTCACGCCGAAGCGCGCGAACGCCACCGCGCCGCAATCGTTCTATCTGTATGTCGACGACGTCGACGCCACCTGGCAGCGCGCGCTCGACGCGGGCGCGAAATCGCTGAGCGCGCCGCAGGACCAGTTCTGGGGCGACCGGTTCGCGCAGATCGAGGATCTCGACGGCTACCGCTGGGCGCTCGGGTGCCGTCTCGACGCATGA